Proteins from a genomic interval of Aureimonas sp. AU20:
- a CDS encoding SLC13 family permease: protein MTLDQALAFGLVGLTVAGFVWGRLPYDLIALAGLLAGVVTGIVPVKAAFTGFSDDVVVIVVAALLVSAAIARSGVVEDIMRPFMPFMKTPQRQVMVLVGAVTLLAMFTKNVGALAMFMPVAAQVSRKSGTSISQLLMPMAFGSLIGGLVTLVGTSPNIIVSKIRQDITGQPFAMFDYAPVGLGVVAVGFLFLCFASNLIPKRKPAGAAGDAFALDAYTAEAQVPEGSAFSGRTVADLEAAADGDIAVRTVIRERFRRLEPTPNLLIREGDDLLLVGEPEGIERAVARAGLRLTGEPTTQAGDIESESVVEGVVTPQSPMVGSRIAKLSLPSAHGVTILAVSRSGTEIRQRLHSLRLREGDVLVLKGTSETVPEALAALKILPLAERSIVLGRNRRSFIPLGVLAVAMLLTATGLVSAVAAFFGAAVVLLLLRVMSMHEAYSTVEASVIVLLAALIPLSEAIQTTGGTDLIAGWLSTALHGLSPLTSLFMVTLLAMSVTPFLNNAATVLMLGPIAGSLAQRLGLNPDPFLMAVALGAACDFLTPIGHQCNTIVMAPGGYRFGDYWRLGLPLSLIVLFVGVPLIAFFWPVAV, encoded by the coding sequence ATGACACTCGATCAAGCCCTGGCGTTCGGACTTGTCGGCCTCACCGTGGCCGGGTTCGTCTGGGGGCGGCTGCCTTACGACCTGATCGCGCTGGCCGGCCTCCTGGCGGGCGTCGTGACCGGCATCGTCCCGGTCAAGGCGGCCTTCACGGGCTTCTCGGACGACGTGGTGGTGATCGTCGTGGCCGCGCTTCTGGTGAGCGCGGCGATCGCGCGCTCGGGCGTGGTGGAGGACATCATGCGCCCCTTCATGCCCTTCATGAAGACGCCGCAGCGGCAGGTCATGGTGCTGGTCGGCGCGGTGACGCTGCTCGCCATGTTCACCAAGAATGTCGGCGCGCTCGCCATGTTCATGCCCGTCGCCGCGCAGGTCTCGCGCAAGAGCGGCACCTCGATCTCGCAGCTTCTCATGCCCATGGCCTTCGGCTCGCTGATCGGCGGCCTCGTGACGCTGGTCGGCACCTCGCCCAACATCATCGTCTCGAAGATTCGCCAGGACATCACCGGCCAGCCCTTCGCCATGTTCGACTATGCGCCGGTCGGCCTCGGCGTCGTCGCGGTGGGCTTTCTCTTCCTGTGCTTCGCATCCAACCTCATTCCCAAGCGCAAGCCGGCGGGCGCGGCCGGCGACGCTTTCGCGCTCGACGCCTACACGGCGGAAGCGCAGGTGCCGGAAGGCTCGGCCTTCTCGGGGCGGACGGTGGCCGATCTCGAAGCGGCGGCCGACGGCGACATCGCCGTGCGCACGGTGATCCGCGAGCGCTTTCGCCGGCTGGAGCCGACCCCGAACCTTCTGATCCGCGAGGGAGACGACCTTCTTCTGGTGGGCGAGCCGGAGGGTATCGAGCGCGCCGTCGCCCGCGCCGGGCTGCGCCTCACGGGCGAGCCGACGACGCAGGCCGGCGACATCGAAAGCGAAAGTGTGGTGGAGGGCGTCGTCACGCCCCAGTCGCCCATGGTCGGCTCGCGCATCGCCAAGCTTTCGCTCCCCTCCGCCCATGGCGTGACGATCCTCGCCGTCAGCCGATCGGGAACCGAAATCCGCCAGCGTCTCCATTCGCTGCGCCTGCGCGAGGGCGACGTGCTGGTCCTCAAGGGCACCAGCGAGACCGTGCCGGAAGCCCTGGCGGCGCTGAAGATCCTGCCGCTGGCCGAGCGCTCCATCGTACTCGGGCGCAACCGGCGCTCCTTCATTCCGCTGGGCGTGCTCGCCGTCGCCATGCTTCTCACGGCGACCGGGCTCGTCAGCGCGGTCGCGGCCTTCTTCGGCGCCGCCGTGGTGCTGCTTCTCCTGCGCGTCATGAGCATGCACGAGGCCTATTCCACGGTGGAGGCCTCGGTGATCGTGCTCCTGGCCGCGCTGATCCCCCTGTCGGAGGCGATCCAGACCACGGGGGGAACGGACCTCATCGCCGGCTGGCTGTCCACCGCGCTGCACGGGCTTTCGCCTCTCACCTCGCTCTTCATGGTGACGCTGCTCGCCATGTCGGTGACGCCCTTCCTCAACAATGCCGCGACCGTGCTCATGCTGGGGCCGATCGCGGGCAGTTTGGCGCAGCGGCTCGGCCTCAATCCCGACCCGTTCCTGATGGCGGTGGCGCTGGGCGCGGCCTGCGACTTCCTCACGCCGATCGGCCACCAGTGCAACACGATCGTCATGGCGCCGGGCGGCTATCGCTTCGGCGACTATTGGCGCCTCGGCCTGCCCTTGTCGCTGATCGTTCTCTTCGTCGGCGTGCCGCTCATCGCCTTCTTCTGGCCGGTGGCGGTGTGA